A genomic region of Mesorhizobium sp. NZP2077 contains the following coding sequences:
- the ubiE gene encoding bifunctional demethylmenaquinone methyltransferase/2-methoxy-6-polyprenyl-1,4-benzoquinol methylase UbiE — translation MSVERTTAAGGMETSYGFKRVGEGEKQSLVNDVFHKVANRYDLMNDLMSAGLHRLWKDAMVTWLNPPKRAGWKVLDVAGGTGDIAFRIVDASHGNVHATVLDINGSMLSVGRDRAEKKGLSGNTDFVEANAEELPFADATFDAYTIAFGIRNVPRIDVALSEAFRVLKPGGRFLCLEFSEVEMPLLDKAYEAWSFNAIPKIGKMVTGDGEPYSYLVESIAKFPNQQNFAAMISRAGFDRVSFRNYSGGIAALHSGWKL, via the coding sequence ATGTCAGTTGAGAGAACCACGGCCGCGGGCGGCATGGAAACCTCCTATGGTTTCAAGCGTGTAGGGGAAGGCGAGAAGCAGTCCCTGGTCAACGATGTTTTCCACAAGGTCGCCAACCGCTACGACCTGATGAACGACCTGATGTCGGCCGGCCTGCACCGGCTGTGGAAGGATGCCATGGTGACATGGCTCAATCCGCCGAAACGGGCGGGCTGGAAGGTCCTGGATGTGGCCGGCGGCACCGGCGACATCGCCTTCCGCATCGTCGATGCCAGCCATGGCAATGTTCATGCCACGGTGCTCGACATCAACGGCTCGATGCTCAGTGTCGGCCGTGACCGGGCCGAAAAGAAAGGCCTGTCCGGCAACACCGATTTCGTCGAGGCCAATGCCGAGGAACTGCCCTTCGCCGACGCCACCTTCGACGCCTACACCATCGCTTTCGGCATCCGCAACGTGCCGCGCATCGATGTCGCGCTCAGCGAAGCATTCCGCGTGCTGAAGCCCGGCGGCCGGTTCCTGTGCCTCGAATTTTCCGAGGTCGAGATGCCGCTGCTCGACAAGGCCTATGAAGCCTGGTCGTTCAACGCCATCCCGAAGATTGGCAAGATGGTCACCGGCGACGGCGAGCCCTATTCCTACCTGGTCGAGTCCATCGCGAAATTCCCCAACCAGCAGAACTTCGCCGCGATGATTTCCCGCGCCGGCTTCGACCGCGTTTCCTTCCGCAACTATTCCGGCGGTATTGCCGCGCTGCATTCGGGCTGGAAGCTTTGA
- a CDS encoding adenosine deaminase: MPLKAELHCHIEGAAAPELVIRQAQKYGKDTSPYIQNGSFVWHDFTSFLAAYDFSADLFRTEEDYARLADHYLTSLARDGAIYSEVFTSPDHATKAGLSPKAYTDALGEGMLRAKAKTGIEGRMIVTGVRHVGVESIEQAARFAARCGHPLVTGFGVAGDERMGEMEDYVRAFEIAREAGLGITVHAGELTGWETVQAALDHIKPSRIGHGVRAIENPDLVRRIADEGIVLECCPGSNIALNVFDSFADHPFPALQAAGCKVTLNSDDPPYFWTSLKREYDIAAEHFAMNEKALAAVTRTAIEAAFVDRKTKAALLARLNGTAR, translated from the coding sequence ATGCCTTTGAAAGCGGAACTGCACTGCCACATTGAAGGGGCAGCGGCGCCAGAACTCGTTATCCGCCAGGCGCAGAAATACGGCAAGGACACTTCGCCCTATATCCAGAACGGCTCGTTTGTCTGGCACGATTTTACGTCTTTTCTCGCGGCTTACGACTTTTCCGCCGATCTGTTCCGCACCGAAGAGGATTATGCGCGGCTGGCCGACCATTATCTGACCAGCCTGGCCCGAGACGGGGCGATCTATTCCGAGGTCTTCACCTCGCCGGACCATGCGACGAAGGCCGGGCTGTCGCCCAAGGCCTATACCGACGCGCTCGGGGAAGGCATGCTCCGCGCCAAGGCGAAGACCGGCATAGAGGGCCGCATGATCGTCACCGGCGTGCGCCATGTCGGCGTCGAGTCGATCGAACAGGCAGCGCGCTTCGCGGCGCGCTGCGGGCATCCGCTGGTCACCGGCTTCGGCGTTGCCGGCGACGAGCGGATGGGCGAGATGGAGGACTATGTCCGGGCTTTCGAGATCGCCCGCGAAGCCGGGCTTGGCATCACCGTCCACGCTGGCGAACTGACCGGCTGGGAGACGGTGCAGGCGGCGCTCGACCATATCAAGCCTTCGCGTATCGGGCACGGCGTGCGGGCCATCGAAAACCCGGACCTTGTCCGGCGTATCGCCGACGAGGGCATCGTGCTGGAATGCTGCCCCGGCTCCAACATCGCGCTCAACGTGTTCGACAGTTTTGCCGACCATCCGTTTCCGGCGCTGCAGGCGGCCGGCTGCAAGGTGACGCTGAACTCCGACGATCCGCCCTATTTCTGGACGTCGCTGAAGCGCGAATACGATATTGCAGCGGAGCATTTTGCGATGAACGAGAAGGCGCTGGCAGCCGTCACCAGAACCGCCATCGAAGCCGCCTTCGTCGACCGGAAGACCAAAGCCGCACTTCTCGCCCGGCTGAACGGCACGGCACGCTGA
- the upp gene encoding uracil phosphoribosyltransferase, translating to MKGVTVVDHPLVQHKLTIMRKKETSTAGFRRLLREISLLLGYEVTRNLELTTTTIETPMETMEAPTLEGKKLVFASVLRAGNGLLEGLLDLVPAARVAHVGLYRDHETLEAVEYFFKAPSDLADRLVIVVDPMLATANSAIAAIDKLKQRGATNIRFLCLLAAPEGIERFTKAHPDVPVFTASIDRQLNEKGYIMPGLGDAGDRMYGTK from the coding sequence ATGAAGGGCGTCACCGTCGTCGACCACCCGCTTGTCCAGCACAAGCTGACCATCATGCGCAAGAAGGAGACTTCCACGGCCGGCTTCCGGCGGCTGCTGCGCGAGATATCATTGCTGCTCGGCTACGAGGTCACCCGCAATCTCGAACTGACGACGACGACGATCGAGACGCCGATGGAGACCATGGAAGCGCCGACGCTGGAGGGCAAGAAGCTGGTGTTTGCTTCGGTGCTGCGCGCCGGCAACGGCTTGCTCGAGGGTCTACTCGACCTGGTGCCGGCGGCACGCGTCGCCCATGTCGGTCTCTACCGTGACCATGAGACGCTGGAGGCGGTCGAGTATTTCTTCAAGGCGCCAAGCGACCTCGCGGACCGGCTGGTGATCGTCGTCGACCCGATGCTGGCGACCGCCAATTCGGCGATCGCGGCGATCGACAAGCTGAAGCAGCGCGGCGCCACCAACATCCGTTTCCTGTGCCTGCTGGCGGCGCCCGAAGGCATAGAGCGCTTCACCAAGGCGCATCCGGATGTCCCGGTCTTCACCGCGTCCATAGACCGCCAGCTCAACGAGAAGGGCTACATCATGCCCGGCCTCGGCGACGCCGGCGACCGCATGTATGGAACCAAGTAG
- a CDS encoding TIGR02281 family clan AA aspartic protease, translated as MLRKLLILSVFAGASASIPVVYQSNPQMFEKLLKSAVTAKPEVETPPEVNLASVPNKPVAPLPTGRKVVVAADARGHFSSTFKLNGRQVDGMIDTGATLVAVNTSTARRIGLSLNPSDFSHEVSTANGTIKAAVVAIDRLQIGSISVDNVQAIVLDDKALQTNLIGMSFLNRLGKYQAENGTLLLVQ; from the coding sequence ATGCTGCGCAAGCTTCTCATCCTCAGCGTCTTTGCCGGTGCATCGGCATCGATCCCGGTTGTCTACCAGTCGAATCCGCAGATGTTCGAAAAGCTGCTGAAGTCGGCGGTGACGGCCAAGCCCGAGGTCGAGACGCCACCAGAGGTCAACCTGGCGTCTGTGCCCAACAAGCCGGTGGCGCCACTGCCGACCGGCCGCAAGGTCGTTGTCGCGGCGGACGCACGTGGGCATTTCTCATCGACCTTCAAACTCAACGGCCGTCAGGTCGACGGCATGATCGACACCGGCGCGACACTGGTCGCGGTCAATACGTCGACGGCGCGCAGGATTGGGCTGTCGCTCAATCCGTCCGATTTCAGCCACGAGGTCAGCACTGCCAACGGCACGATCAAGGCGGCGGTGGTGGCGATTGATCGCCTTCAGATCGGCAGCATCAGCGTCGACAACGTGCAAGCCATAGTGCTCGACGACAAGGCGCTGCAGACCAATCTGATCGGCATGAGTTTTCTCAATCGGCTCGGCAAATACCAGGCCGAGAACGGCACGCTACTGCTGGTGCAGTAG
- the deoA gene encoding thymidine phosphorylase, whose protein sequence is MLPQEIIRHKRDGQRLSAGEITAFIDGVTSGAVSDGQVAAFAMAVFLNGMNRDEAVALTLAMRDSGDVLDWSDLPGPVTDKHSTGGVGDNVSLMLAPIVAACGAYVPMISGRGLGHTGGTLDKMDAIPGYTSQPDIALFRKAVLETGCAIIGQTADLAPADRRLYAIRDVTGTVESVPLITASILSKKLAAGLGSLVLDVKVGNGAFMEKSRDATALANSLVEVASGAGLKVSALITGMSEPLASAAGNAVEVRNAVDFLTGRLRDRRLEDVTLALAAEMLQSAGLVSSNQDGMRRATETLTSGRAAATFARMVAVLGGPADFIERPEKYLPLAPTEFVVRATTNGFVTGIATRDIGLVVVGLGGGRTRPDDKIDPSVGITRLLPIGVEVRAGEPLALVHARSQSDADIAGAAVFSAYTVGSSKPAADKSVIRRILSRS, encoded by the coding sequence ATGCTTCCGCAGGAAATCATCCGCCACAAGCGAGACGGCCAGAGGCTGTCTGCTGGTGAAATCACCGCCTTCATCGACGGCGTGACCTCGGGCGCCGTCAGCGATGGCCAGGTCGCGGCTTTCGCCATGGCGGTGTTCTTGAACGGCATGAACCGCGACGAGGCCGTGGCGCTGACGCTGGCCATGCGCGATTCCGGCGACGTGCTCGACTGGTCTGACCTGCCCGGCCCCGTCACCGACAAGCATTCGACGGGCGGTGTCGGCGACAATGTCTCACTGATGCTGGCGCCGATCGTCGCTGCCTGCGGCGCCTATGTGCCGATGATCTCGGGCCGTGGCCTTGGCCATACCGGCGGCACGCTGGACAAGATGGATGCGATCCCCGGCTACACCAGCCAGCCGGATATCGCGCTGTTTCGCAAGGCGGTGCTGGAAACAGGTTGCGCCATCATCGGCCAGACTGCCGATCTGGCACCGGCAGACCGCCGGCTCTACGCGATCCGCGACGTCACCGGCACGGTGGAGTCGGTGCCGCTGATCACCGCCTCGATCCTGTCGAAGAAGCTGGCCGCCGGACTGGGCTCGCTGGTGCTCGACGTCAAGGTCGGCAACGGCGCTTTCATGGAAAAGTCGCGCGACGCCACCGCGCTTGCCAACAGCCTTGTCGAGGTCGCCAGCGGTGCCGGTTTGAAGGTCTCGGCGCTGATCACCGGCATGAGTGAGCCGCTGGCATCGGCCGCCGGCAATGCCGTCGAGGTGCGCAATGCCGTCGATTTCCTGACTGGCCGTCTGCGCGACCGGCGCCTGGAGGATGTGACCCTGGCGCTGGCCGCCGAAATGCTGCAGTCGGCGGGGCTGGTGTCATCCAATCAGGATGGCATGCGGCGCGCCACCGAGACGCTGACCAGCGGCCGCGCCGCCGCCACCTTCGCCCGTATGGTTGCCGTGCTCGGCGGCCCCGCAGATTTCATCGAAAGGCCGGAAAAATATCTTCCCCTGGCGCCAACGGAATTCGTGGTCAGGGCGACGACCAACGGTTTCGTCACTGGCATCGCCACCCGCGACATCGGCCTTGTGGTGGTCGGCCTCGGCGGCGGACGCACAAGGCCTGACGACAAGATCGACCCCAGCGTCGGAATCACCAGGCTGCTGCCCATAGGCGTGGAGGTCAGGGCTGGCGAGCCGCTGGCGCTGGTCCATGCCCGTTCACAATCCGATGCCGATATTGCCGGCGCCGCCGTGTTTTCGGCCTATACCGTTGGCTCTTCGAAGCCAGCCGCCGACAAGTCGGTTATCCGAAGGATTCTTTCGCGCAGCTGA
- a CDS encoding purine-nucleoside phosphorylase has translation MTEKAVDHLIERLDGLAPSTALVLGSGLGVLVDRIEHPIRVPYADLPGFPKSGVSGHAGEVVAGLFAGVPVLMLSGRAHYYEHGDAAAMRPVLEVLAGVGITKLILTNAAGSVDPDMPPGSVMLITDHINFSGSNPLIGEPSDRRFVGLTEAYDAGIRKAIEGAAKATGTALHKGVYMWFSGPCFETPAEIRMARIMGANAVGMSTVPEVILARFLGLRVAACSVITNLAAGMTGAELSHQETKDMAPVGGSRLATVLHRVFRDGLLES, from the coding sequence ATGACTGAAAAGGCGGTGGACCATCTGATCGAAAGGCTGGACGGCCTGGCGCCGTCGACAGCACTGGTGCTGGGGTCGGGCCTAGGCGTCCTTGTCGACCGGATCGAGCACCCGATCCGCGTCCCCTATGCCGACCTGCCGGGCTTTCCCAAAAGCGGCGTCAGCGGTCATGCCGGTGAAGTGGTGGCGGGGCTGTTTGCCGGCGTGCCGGTGCTGATGCTGTCCGGCCGCGCCCATTACTATGAGCACGGCGATGCCGCCGCGATGCGACCGGTGCTGGAAGTGCTCGCCGGCGTCGGCATCACCAAACTGATCCTCACCAATGCCGCCGGTTCGGTCGATCCGGACATGCCGCCGGGCTCGGTCATGCTGATCACCGACCACATCAATTTCTCGGGCAGCAATCCGTTGATCGGCGAGCCGAGCGACCGCCGCTTCGTCGGCCTCACCGAGGCCTATGATGCCGGCATCCGCAAGGCCATCGAAGGCGCGGCGAAGGCGACCGGCACCGCGCTGCACAAGGGCGTCTATATGTGGTTTTCCGGCCCCTGTTTCGAAACGCCGGCCGAAATCCGCATGGCACGAATCATGGGTGCAAACGCCGTCGGCATGTCGACCGTACCGGAGGTCATTCTCGCCCGCTTCCTTGGCCTGCGCGTCGCCGCCTGCTCGGTCATCACCAATCTGGCGGCCGGCATGACCGGAGCCGAGCTTTCGCATCAGGAAACCAAGGACATGGCGCCGGTCGGCGGGTCGCGGCTGGCAACGGTCCTGCACAGAGTGTTCCGCGACGGGCTGCTGGAGAGCTGA
- the cdd gene encoding cytidine deaminase, with translation MSHDLFEAAKTAMAKAYAPYSKFPVGAALRTEDGRVFTGANIEVASYPEGWCAETTALGHYIMGGGGKIVEIAVLAERMAKCSPCGGCRQRLAEFCRPETKLYLCDNTGVAETVTLGDMLPYGFRGDILK, from the coding sequence ATGTCGCATGATCTGTTCGAAGCGGCCAAGACCGCCATGGCCAAGGCCTATGCGCCCTATTCGAAATTTCCCGTGGGTGCCGCCTTGCGCACCGAGGACGGACGCGTCTTCACCGGCGCCAACATCGAGGTCGCCTCCTATCCGGAGGGCTGGTGCGCCGAGACGACCGCGCTTGGCCATTACATCATGGGTGGCGGCGGCAAGATCGTCGAAATCGCCGTCCTTGCCGAACGCATGGCCAAATGCTCGCCTTGCGGCGGCTGCCGCCAACGACTGGCCGAATTCTGCCGACCGGAAACCAAACTCTATCTCTGTGACAATACCGGAGTCGCCGAGACCGTGACCTTGGGCGACATGCTGCCCTACGGCTTCCGCGGCGATATCCTCAAATGA
- a CDS encoding ABC transporter permease translates to MDVFIAIVQILDSTIRLSVPLLLACLAGLYSERAGVFDIGLEGKMLVGAFAGAAAASVFHSALLGLGMAILVSVAFALIHGFASITHRGNQIVSGVAINFIAAGSTVMLGQAWFQQGGRTPALQPGERFEAIVWPGADAIRDVPIIGSIYAELISGHSILVYIAFLMVPFTWWVLFRTRFGLRLRAVGENPAAVDTAGISVAWLRYRALICTGILTGVAGAYLSMVQNGGFVKDMTAGKGYIALAALIFAKWKPVNAMFACLLFGFLDAAAIRLQGSPLPIIGKVPVQFMQALPYILTVILLAGFIGKAIPPRAGGVPYVKER, encoded by the coding sequence ATGGATGTCTTCATCGCCATCGTGCAGATACTGGACTCCACCATCCGCTTGTCGGTACCGCTGCTGCTCGCTTGTCTCGCCGGCCTTTATTCGGAACGCGCGGGCGTCTTCGACATCGGGCTCGAGGGCAAGATGCTGGTTGGCGCCTTCGCGGGGGCGGCCGCTGCGTCGGTCTTCCATTCGGCCCTTCTCGGCCTCGGTATGGCCATCCTGGTCTCGGTCGCCTTCGCGCTGATCCACGGCTTTGCCTCGATCACCCATCGCGGCAACCAGATCGTTTCCGGCGTGGCGATCAACTTCATCGCCGCCGGCTCGACCGTCATGCTCGGCCAGGCCTGGTTTCAGCAAGGCGGGCGCACGCCGGCGCTGCAGCCGGGCGAGCGGTTCGAGGCGATTGTCTGGCCCGGCGCCGATGCAATCAGGGACGTGCCGATCATCGGGTCGATCTACGCGGAGCTGATCTCCGGCCACTCGATACTGGTCTACATCGCCTTCCTGATGGTGCCGTTCACCTGGTGGGTGCTGTTTCGCACCCGCTTCGGTCTCAGATTGCGCGCCGTCGGCGAGAATCCGGCCGCTGTCGACACCGCCGGCATTTCGGTGGCATGGCTGCGCTACCGGGCGCTGATCTGCACCGGCATCCTGACCGGCGTCGCCGGCGCCTATCTGTCGATGGTGCAGAATGGCGGCTTCGTGAAGGACATGACCGCCGGCAAGGGCTATATCGCGCTGGCCGCACTGATCTTCGCCAAATGGAAGCCGGTCAACGCCATGTTCGCCTGCCTGCTGTTCGGCTTCCTCGATGCGGCGGCAATCCGCTTGCAGGGCTCGCCGCTGCCGATCATCGGCAAGGTGCCGGTGCAGTTCATGCAGGCGCTGCCCTATATCCTCACCGTCATCCTGCTCGCCGGTTTTATCGGCAAGGCGATCCCGCCGCGCGCCGGCGGCGTGCCCTACGTCAAGGAACGCTGA